In one Candidatus Woesearchaeota archaeon B3_Woes genomic region, the following are encoded:
- a CDS encoding adenylate kinase, producing the protein MNIVFLGPPSVGKGTYTSRIKEKYRILHISTGDIFRENIKNNTNLGQEAKKYMDQGKLVPDEVTINMVKDRLSKDDVKKGYILDGFPRTTPQAEALSEFSKIDVVINFTADESVIIQRVGGRIICKKCSAIFNINNIPPKVENVCDKCGGELYQRDDDKPEAVKKRLKIYEEQTAPLIKYYKEKGLLKTIDANTEDIDSIVQKVIKILDPIQEKSAL; encoded by the coding sequence ATGAATATAGTTTTTTTAGGACCACCAAGTGTTGGAAAAGGAACATACACAAGCAGAATTAAAGAAAAATACAGAATCCTTCATATTTCTACAGGAGATATTTTTAGGGAAAATATAAAAAACAACACAAACTTAGGCCAAGAAGCTAAAAAATATATGGATCAGGGAAAATTAGTCCCTGATGAAGTCACAATAAATATGGTTAAAGATAGGTTATCTAAAGACGACGTTAAAAAAGGTTATATTCTCGATGGATTTCCAAGAACAACCCCTCAGGCAGAAGCATTAAGCGAATTCTCAAAAATAGATGTTGTAATTAATTTTACTGCAGATGAATCTGTAATAATACAAAGAGTAGGTGGAAGAATAATCTGCAAAAAATGTAGTGCTATCTTTAATATTAACAATATCCCACCAAAAGTAGAAAATGTTTGCGACAAATGTGGTGGTGAATTATACCAAAGAGATGATGATAAACCAGAAGCAGTCAAAAAAAGATTAAAAATTTATGAAGAACAAACAGCACCTTTAATAAAATATTATAAAGAAAAAGGTTTGTTAAAAACAATTGATGCGAATACTGAAGATATAGATAGTATTGTACAAAAAGTAATTAAAATCTTAGATCCTATTCAGGAAAAATCTGCTTTATAG
- the gatE gene encoding Glu-tRNA(Gln) amidotransferase GatDE subunit E — protein MDYQKLGFKCGLEIHQQLEGKKLFCDCHTINSKEKPDVHFERRLRAVVGETGEIDITAKYEMEKSKKFIYEADSKDCCLVEMDEEPPHSINKEAVDVVLQVALMLKAKIVDEIQVMRKTVIDGSNVSGFQRTALVAYGGVVETSKGNVGIPTICLEEEAAQKAEETKEYTKYRLDRLGIPLIEIATDPDIKDNEHAKEVAEKIGMILRSTGKVKRGIGTIRQDVNVSIKGKSRVEMKGFQDLRSILIIIEKEVNRQIKLSKSSPEVRKVNSDGTTNYLRPMPGGARMYPETDVIPLKVSVKDIADAPELIHEKAKRFEKLGLNRDLANYFAKNNADVFEDAVKRFKNLKPSYIASIFTSLKDISKKYNVDFDKLTDKLVLEVLLYVDKGQISKNMIAEVIVDHSKGKFDVKKYKSASKGDLEKEIKKIVEGKPGLSIGAYMGIVMGKYKGKVDGKTVMDILKKLV, from the coding sequence ATGGATTATCAGAAATTAGGATTTAAATGTGGATTAGAGATACATCAACAATTAGAAGGTAAAAAATTGTTTTGTGATTGTCATACTATTAATTCTAAGGAAAAACCTGATGTTCATTTTGAAAGGAGATTAAGAGCTGTTGTTGGAGAAACAGGAGAGATTGATATTACTGCAAAATATGAGATGGAGAAATCTAAAAAATTCATTTATGAAGCTGATTCTAAAGATTGTTGTTTAGTTGAGATGGATGAAGAGCCACCACACTCAATAAATAAAGAAGCTGTTGATGTTGTACTACAGGTTGCTTTGATGTTAAAAGCCAAAATTGTTGATGAAATACAAGTTATGAGGAAGACGGTTATTGATGGGAGTAATGTTTCTGGTTTTCAGAGAACTGCTTTGGTTGCTTATGGTGGTGTTGTAGAAACTTCAAAAGGCAATGTTGGAATTCCAACTATTTGTTTGGAAGAAGAGGCTGCTCAAAAAGCAGAGGAAACTAAAGAATATACAAAGTATAGATTAGACAGATTAGGGATACCATTAATAGAGATAGCAACTGATCCTGATATAAAAGATAATGAACATGCAAAAGAGGTTGCTGAGAAGATTGGCATGATTTTAAGGAGTACTGGAAAAGTTAAGAGAGGTATTGGAACCATACGACAAGATGTGAATGTTTCTATTAAGGGCAAATCAAGAGTTGAGATGAAAGGTTTCCAGGATTTAAGATCAATACTAATTATAATTGAGAAAGAGGTTAATCGGCAAATTAAACTTAGTAAATCTTCTCCTGAAGTTAGAAAGGTTAATTCTGATGGAACTACAAATTATTTAAGGCCTATGCCTGGTGGGGCGAGGATGTATCCTGAAACAGATGTTATTCCGTTAAAGGTTTCTGTAAAAGATATAGCAGATGCTCCTGAATTGATTCATGAAAAAGCAAAAAGGTTTGAAAAATTAGGTTTAAATAGAGATTTAGCTAATTATTTTGCAAAAAACAACGCAGATGTGTTTGAAGATGCTGTAAAAAGATTTAAAAATTTAAAGCCTTCTTATATCGCGTCAATTTTTACTTCTCTTAAAGATATTAGTAAAAAGTATAATGTTGATTTTGATAAATTGACTGATAAACTGGTTTTAGAAGTGTTGTTATATGTAGATAAAGGTCAAATATCAAAAAATATGATTGCAGAAGTTATAGTTGATCATTCAAAAGGCAAGTTTGATGTTAAAAAGTATAAATCAGCTTCAAAAGGTGATTTAGAAAAAGAAATTAAAAAGATTGTTGAAGGAAAGCCAGGGTTAAGTATTGGAGCTTATATGGGAATTGTTATGGGCAAATACAAAGGAAAGGTTGATGGCAAAACAGTTATGGATATTCTTAAGAAATTGGTTTAA
- a CDS encoding Glu-tRNA(Gln) amidotransferase GatDE subunit D yields MADTKAGDLVKITTKDGVFEGILMPRPDVLEKDITVIKLDNGYNIGINNKKIKKVELVKKYSPKKASKSELKPKKGLPNVTILSTGGTISSKIDYKTGGVYADYTAEDFVSMCPELVEIANLKAKKILSVMSEDMNGKDWVLIAKEVEKELNSGADGVVVTQGTDTLHFTSAALSFLLKDLSKPVVLTAAQRSIDRGSSDAFMNLICAVTAAAKFDGAEVMTCMHGTTSDDYCLLIRGTNVRKMHTSKRDAFRPMNELPLAKVFENGKIEVVNQNFMKRGKSKVKAIDKFEEKVALINVYPGMDPEIVDFYVKKGVKGIVLSATALGHAPQKLYPNIEKAIKAKIPIVIASQTLYGRVHPLVYSALRILSIKLKCIFVEDMLPEVAYVKLGFVLSQTKDLDKVKELMLTNVSGEITERSDEKSFLY; encoded by the coding sequence ATGGCAGATACAAAAGCAGGCGATTTAGTAAAGATTACAACAAAAGATGGTGTGTTTGAAGGTATTTTAATGCCTCGTCCAGATGTTCTTGAGAAGGACATTACTGTTATTAAACTGGATAATGGATATAATATTGGTATTAATAATAAGAAGATAAAAAAGGTGGAGTTAGTAAAAAAATATTCTCCTAAGAAAGCTTCAAAATCAGAATTAAAACCAAAAAAAGGTTTGCCTAATGTAACTATATTGTCAACAGGAGGTACAATTTCCTCAAAAATTGATTACAAAACAGGTGGTGTTTATGCTGATTATACTGCAGAAGATTTTGTTTCTATGTGCCCTGAATTAGTTGAGATTGCTAATTTAAAAGCTAAAAAAATACTATCTGTGATGTCTGAGGATATGAATGGAAAAGATTGGGTCTTAATTGCAAAAGAGGTTGAGAAAGAGCTTAACTCTGGTGCAGATGGTGTTGTTGTAACACAAGGAACAGATACATTGCATTTTACATCAGCTGCGCTATCATTTTTATTAAAAGATTTATCTAAACCAGTTGTATTAACAGCTGCTCAGAGAAGTATTGATAGAGGAAGTTCTGATGCTTTTATGAATTTGATTTGTGCTGTGACAGCTGCTGCTAAATTTGATGGTGCTGAAGTTATGACTTGTATGCATGGAACAACAAGTGATGATTATTGTTTATTGATCAGAGGTACAAATGTTCGTAAAATGCATACTTCAAAAAGAGATGCTTTTAGGCCTATGAATGAATTACCATTAGCAAAAGTGTTTGAAAATGGAAAAATAGAAGTAGTGAATCAGAATTTTATGAAAAGAGGTAAATCTAAGGTTAAAGCTATTGATAAGTTTGAAGAAAAGGTTGCTTTAATCAATGTTTATCCTGGAATGGATCCAGAAATAGTTGATTTTTATGTAAAAAAAGGTGTTAAAGGAATTGTTTTAAGTGCAACTGCTTTAGGTCATGCACCTCAAAAATTATATCCTAACATAGAAAAAGCGATTAAAGCAAAAATTCCTATTGTAATTGCTTCCCAAACTTTATATGGAAGGGTCCATCCATTAGTTTATTCTGCTTTAAGAATACTCTCAATTAAATTAAAATGTATTTTTGTAGAGGATATGTTGCCTGAAGTAGCTTATGTTAAGTTGGGTTTTGTGCTATCACAAACAAAAGATTTAGACAAGGTAAAGGAATTAATGTTGACTAATGTTTCTGGAGAGATTACAGAAAGAAGTGATGAAAAAAGCTTCTTATATTAA
- a CDS encoding Nif3-like dinuclear metal center hexameric protein yields the protein MAKLTQIKRFLDRELEVKRISDSSRNGLQVKCKSEVKKIGFAVDGCLSTFEKAKKAKVDLLIVHHGIKWKPQKYIKLTKDRENFLKKNKISLYGAHLPLDRNHKYGHNIGLAKILELSKIKRFGSYHGFKIGYKGIFDKPKTLNQISDILNKELKTKCRIFSFGKTKIKSIGIVSGAGAASIEDNVKEKLDCFLVGEINLGEYNRARDYKLSMIVGGHYATETVGLKLLIPFIKERFNVQTVFIDNKADL from the coding sequence ATGGCAAAATTAACTCAAATAAAGAGATTTCTTGATAGAGAATTAGAAGTTAAGAGAATATCAGATAGTTCGAGGAATGGTTTACAGGTTAAATGTAAATCTGAAGTTAAAAAAATTGGATTTGCAGTTGATGGTTGTTTGTCTACTTTTGAAAAAGCGAAAAAAGCTAAAGTTGATTTATTGATTGTTCATCATGGGATTAAGTGGAAACCTCAAAAATATATAAAATTGACTAAAGATAGAGAAAATTTTCTTAAAAAAAATAAAATTTCTTTATATGGGGCACATTTGCCTTTAGATAGAAATCATAAATATGGGCATAATATTGGATTAGCTAAAATTTTAGAGTTAAGTAAAATAAAAAGATTTGGTTCTTATCATGGTTTTAAGATAGGTTATAAAGGTATATTTGATAAACCTAAAACCCTTAATCAAATTTCAGATATATTAAACAAAGAATTGAAAACAAAGTGTAGAATTTTTTCTTTTGGAAAAACAAAAATAAAATCAATTGGTATTGTTTCTGGTGCAGGAGCAGCATCAATAGAAGATAATGTAAAAGAAAAGTTAGATTGTTTTTTAGTTGGAGAAATTAATTTAGGTGAATATAATAGAGCTAGAGATTATAAATTAAGTATGATTGTTGGAGGGCATTATGCAACAGAAACTGTTGGTTTGAAGTTATTGATACCCTTTATAAAAGAAAGATTTAATGTACAGACTGTATTTATAGATAATAAAGCAGATTTATGA
- a CDS encoding AAA family ATPase has product MSKEIKLKVVEAVADDVEKGIVRIDSNFMKETGIKPGDIIEINGDRKTVAVADRAYPGDIGLNIIRMDGIIRKNAKTGIGELVGIKKAEIKEAKKITIAPSRKGVIVKASSNSFKQGLLGRAVIKGDIISMGGTKRRRTAMADNPDNPFFDDVFKGFLEDSFNVGFGFGDLKFVVVDTNPKDAVIITESTEIVLNPEAVEVKEEIVSDVNYEDIGGLNNEIKKIREMVELPLKYPEIFDKLGIEPPKGVLLHGPPGTGKTLLAKAVANESDTHFAVINGPEIMSKFYGESEQNLRKFFEEAEKNAPSIIFIDEIDSLAPKREESKGEVERRVVAQLLALMDGLKSRGKVVVIAATNIPNSIDPALRRPGRFDREISINVPNKKGRLNILKIHTRNMPLEGSFYSDIAAKGLIKKIDERFDGLNKEVELNKNRILDTKSDIKKLQTKLKELEEMKKGRDASLVGQTLNLISQVNKKIDSKNNEQKDLEKELVKLERSIKKIDETKKLLEKKKSLLNDSIDSIKSIEHIKEIWSEKEKDERNIFIELKKWKVSEEVQLIITDLIELKVVNKEFYQSIRQNGIPRDLENMADITYGFVGADLEALAKESAMVVLRKVLPDLKLKDNQSLSKDVLEKLVVTQKEFREALKMVRPSALREVLIEKPNVKWEDIGGLDKAKESLEEAVEWPLKNPKDFKKMGITPPRGILLYGAPGTGKTLLAKAVATESKANFILVKGPELLSKWVGESEKAVREIFKKARQTAPTIIFFDEIDALAPRRGVNQGSHVIESVVNQILTELDGLETLNDVVVLAATNRPDIIDSALLRPGRFDRLILIPIPDKKTREEIFKVHTKGMPLEGVDIKKLVERTEGYTGSDIEALCREAAINALRKDMNSKEVTMANFENALKEIGPSVTKNIEKKYEELKDSLKSSTAKQMEEESPSYFG; this is encoded by the coding sequence ATGAGCAAAGAAATAAAATTAAAAGTTGTAGAAGCTGTAGCAGATGATGTAGAGAAAGGTATAGTCAGAATTGATTCTAATTTTATGAAAGAGACTGGAATAAAGCCAGGTGATATTATTGAAATAAATGGTGATAGAAAGACTGTTGCTGTTGCTGATAGAGCTTATCCAGGAGATATTGGTCTTAATATAATACGGATGGATGGAATTATAAGAAAAAACGCCAAGACAGGTATTGGTGAATTGGTTGGGATAAAAAAGGCTGAAATAAAAGAAGCAAAGAAAATTACAATAGCGCCGTCTAGAAAAGGGGTTATTGTAAAGGCATCTTCTAATTCTTTTAAACAAGGATTACTCGGTAGAGCCGTTATTAAAGGAGATATTATATCTATGGGTGGTACAAAAAGGAGACGTACTGCAATGGCTGATAATCCAGATAATCCTTTTTTTGATGATGTGTTTAAGGGCTTTCTTGAAGATAGCTTTAATGTTGGTTTTGGTTTTGGTGACCTAAAATTTGTTGTTGTTGATACTAATCCCAAAGATGCTGTTATAATAACTGAATCTACTGAAATAGTTCTTAATCCTGAAGCTGTAGAAGTCAAAGAAGAAATTGTTTCGGATGTTAATTATGAAGATATTGGTGGATTAAATAATGAGATTAAAAAAATAAGAGAGATGGTAGAGTTGCCATTAAAATATCCTGAGATATTTGATAAATTGGGGATTGAACCTCCAAAAGGGGTTTTATTGCATGGTCCTCCTGGGACTGGTAAGACTTTGCTAGCTAAAGCTGTTGCAAACGAATCTGATACTCATTTTGCTGTTATAAATGGTCCCGAGATTATGTCAAAGTTTTATGGAGAATCTGAACAGAATTTACGTAAATTCTTTGAAGAGGCTGAAAAGAATGCGCCTTCTATAATATTTATTGATGAGATTGATTCATTGGCTCCTAAAAGAGAGGAAAGCAAAGGAGAGGTTGAGAGAAGGGTTGTTGCTCAGTTGCTTGCTTTAATGGATGGTCTGAAATCAAGAGGCAAGGTTGTTGTAATTGCTGCAACAAATATTCCTAATTCAATAGATCCTGCTTTAAGAAGGCCTGGAAGGTTTGATAGGGAAATTTCAATTAATGTTCCTAATAAAAAAGGGCGTTTGAATATATTAAAAATTCATACAAGAAACATGCCTTTGGAAGGATCTTTCTACAGCGATATTGCTGCAAAAGGATTGATTAAAAAGATAGATGAAAGATTTGATGGATTAAATAAAGAGGTTGAGTTGAATAAAAATAGAATTTTAGATACTAAATCTGATATAAAAAAACTTCAAACTAAATTAAAAGAGTTAGAGGAGATGAAGAAAGGGAGAGATGCATCTCTTGTTGGACAGACTTTAAATTTGATAAGTCAAGTTAATAAAAAAATTGATTCTAAGAATAATGAACAAAAAGACTTAGAGAAAGAGTTGGTTAAATTAGAAAGAAGTATTAAGAAAATAGATGAAACTAAGAAATTGTTAGAAAAGAAAAAAAGTCTCCTTAATGATAGTATTGATTCTATAAAATCTATCGAACATATTAAAGAGATATGGAGTGAAAAAGAAAAAGATGAAAGAAATATATTTATTGAACTAAAGAAATGGAAAGTATCAGAAGAAGTACAATTAATTATTACTGATTTAATAGAATTGAAAGTAGTAAATAAAGAATTTTATCAATCTATAAGGCAGAATGGAATTCCAAGAGATTTAGAAAATATGGCTGATATAACATATGGTTTTGTTGGTGCTGATTTAGAAGCATTGGCAAAAGAATCTGCTATGGTTGTTTTAAGAAAGGTTCTTCCTGATTTAAAATTAAAAGATAATCAATCGCTTTCGAAAGATGTTTTGGAAAAATTAGTAGTAACTCAAAAAGAGTTTAGGGAAGCATTAAAGATGGTTAGACCTTCTGCATTGAGGGAGGTATTAATAGAAAAACCAAATGTAAAATGGGAGGATATTGGTGGATTGGATAAAGCAAAAGAGAGTTTAGAAGAAGCTGTTGAATGGCCTCTTAAAAATCCAAAAGATTTCAAAAAGATGGGAATAACTCCTCCAAGAGGTATTTTGCTTTATGGTGCTCCTGGAACTGGTAAAACTTTACTAGCTAAAGCTGTTGCAACAGAGAGTAAAGCTAATTTTATACTTGTTAAGGGTCCTGAATTATTGTCAAAGTGGGTTGGTGAATCAGAAAAAGCTGTTAGAGAGATTTTCAAAAAGGCCAGGCAAACCGCCCCTACAATTATTTTCTTTGATGAAATTGATGCATTAGCACCAAGAAGGGGGGTTAATCAAGGGAGTCATGTAATTGAATCTGTTGTAAATCAGATTTTAACTGAGTTAGATGGATTGGAAACATTAAATGATGTTGTTGTTTTAGCTGCTACAAACCGGCCAGATATAATTGATTCTGCTTTGTTAAGGCCAGGAAGATTTGATAGATTGATATTAATTCCAATACCTGATAAAAAAACAAGAGAAGAAATATTTAAGGTTCATACAAAAGGGATGCCTTTAGAAGGTGTTGATATTAAAAAGTTAGTTGAGAGAACAGAGGGTTATACTGGTTCTGATATAGAAGCTTTATGTAGAGAGGCAGCAATAAATGCTTTGAGAAAAGATATGAATTCAAAGGAAGTTACAATGGCAAATTTTGAGAATGCTTTAAAAGAAATTGGTCCTTCTGTAACAAAAAATATTGAAAAAAAGTATGAAGAGCTTAAAGATAGTTTGAAATCTTCAACAGCTAAACAGATGGAAGAAGAGTCTCCTAGTTATTTTGGTTAA